A portion of the Panthera tigris isolate Pti1 chromosome E1, P.tigris_Pti1_mat1.1, whole genome shotgun sequence genome contains these proteins:
- the LOC102950186 gene encoding keratin-associated protein 1-3-like gives MACCSTSFCGFPTCSTSGNCGSSCCQPNCCQNSCCQPSCCQTSCCQPSCCQTSCCQPSCCQTSCCQPSCCQNSCCQTSCCQPSCCQNSCCGTGCGTGGGQEGGCGAVSCRVRWCRPDCRVEDTCLPPCCVVSCIPPTCCQLHHAQASCCRPSYCGQSCCRPACCCYCCQPSCCQPTCCEPTC, from the coding sequence ATGGCCTGCTGCTCCACTAGCTTCTGTGGATTTCCCACCTGCTCCACCAGCGGGaactgtggctccagctgctgccagcccaACTGCTGCCAGAacagctgctgccagcccagctgctgccagaccagctgctgccagcccagctgctgccagaccagctgctgccagcccagctgctgccagaccagctgctgccagcccagctgctgccaGAACAGCTGCTGCCAGACCAGCTGCTGTCAGCCCAGCTGCTGCCAGAACAGCTGCTGCGGGACCGGCTGTGGCACTGGTGGCGGCCAGGAGGGTGGCTGCGGAGCCGTGAGCTGCCGCGTCAGGTGGTGCCGCCCTGACTGCCGCGTGGAGGACACCTGCCTGCCCCCCTGCTGTGTGGTGAGCTGCATAccccccacctgctgccagcTGCACCACGCCCAGGCCTCCTGCTGCCGCCCGTCCTACTGTGGACAGTCCTGCTGCCGCCCTgcctgctgctgctactgctgccagcccagctgctgccagcccacCTGCTGTGAGCCCACCTGTTAA